One stretch of Eggerthella lenta DSM 2243 DNA includes these proteins:
- a CDS encoding RrF2 family transcriptional regulator, whose product MLVSTKGRYALRLMVCVAQAGAEGKVALREVSEREDISLKYLEQLARPLVQAGLLRSVRGKGGGYALAQEPAAIRAGDVLRAVEGSTAPVACLDLQEGMACPRAGECTTVRFWAGLDEVIERYVDGVTLADLAGEPGLPSLPAI is encoded by the coding sequence ATGCTCGTATCGACGAAGGGCCGTTATGCGCTGCGGCTCATGGTGTGCGTGGCGCAAGCGGGAGCGGAGGGTAAGGTTGCCCTGCGCGAGGTGTCGGAGCGCGAGGACATCTCGCTCAAGTACCTCGAGCAGCTGGCTCGTCCGCTCGTGCAGGCAGGGTTGCTTCGCAGCGTGCGCGGCAAGGGCGGCGGCTACGCGCTGGCACAGGAGCCGGCCGCTATCAGGGCGGGCGACGTGCTGCGCGCGGTGGAAGGCTCCACGGCCCCGGTGGCGTGCCTTGATTTGCAAGAGGGGATGGCCTGCCCGCGAGCGGGCGAATGCACTACCGTGCGTTTCTGGGCCGGCCTCGACGAGGTCATCGAGCGCTACGTCGACGGCGTCACGCTTGCCGATCTGGCCGGGGAACCCGGCTTGCCGTCCCTTCCTGCAATCTAA
- the sufC gene encoding Fe-S cluster assembly ATPase SufC translates to MTITTRDSLLTIRGLSASVDETPILHDIDLAVGPGETHVIMGPNGAGKSTLGHVVMGDAAYRMDGGSVEFDGRDITDLSPDKRSRAGLFLSFQAPVEIPGVPLSSFLRATVAGRDGKELKGKQFKKHVRTLADELDMDPSYLDRELGVGFSGGEKKKLEMLQLLLLEPKLAILDETDSGLDVDALGVVSRGIDAYRRATGGALVVITHNTRILEHVDVDRVHVMVRGRMVAEGDSSLIESINEQGFEQFEQAGAEAAREPVAAL, encoded by the coding sequence ATGACGATCACGACGCGCGATTCGCTCCTCACCATCCGCGGGCTTTCCGCCTCGGTTGACGAAACCCCCATCCTGCACGATATCGATCTCGCCGTGGGCCCCGGCGAGACCCACGTCATCATGGGCCCGAACGGCGCGGGCAAATCCACGCTCGGCCACGTGGTCATGGGAGATGCCGCCTACCGCATGGACGGCGGCTCCGTCGAGTTCGACGGCCGCGACATCACCGACCTCTCCCCCGACAAGCGCTCGCGCGCGGGGCTGTTCCTGAGCTTCCAGGCGCCCGTTGAAATCCCCGGTGTGCCCCTGTCAAGCTTCCTGCGCGCAACCGTCGCCGGCCGCGACGGCAAAGAGCTCAAGGGCAAGCAGTTCAAGAAGCACGTGCGCACCCTGGCCGACGAGCTGGACATGGATCCGTCGTATCTCGACCGCGAGCTGGGCGTGGGCTTCTCGGGCGGCGAAAAGAAGAAGCTGGAGATGCTGCAGCTGCTGTTACTGGAACCGAAGCTGGCCATCCTCGACGAGACGGACTCGGGCCTCGACGTGGACGCGCTGGGCGTGGTGTCGCGCGGCATCGACGCGTACCGTCGCGCCACGGGCGGCGCGCTGGTCGTCATCACCCACAACACGCGCATCCTCGAGCACGTCGACGTCGACCGCGTGCACGTCATGGTGCGCGGCCGCATGGTGGCCGAGGGCGACTCCTCGCTCATCGAATCGATCAACGAGCAGGGCTTCGAGCAGTTCGAGCAAGCCGGTGCGGAAGCGGCGCGCGAACCCGTCGCCGCGCTATAG
- the sufB gene encoding Fe-S cluster assembly protein SufB has translation MTKEFRTYVEDVDRTLYDISDATDPSLRLDAGLTPDIVREISAKKDEPSWMLDFRLKALDTYQRMEAPDWGPGLEGLDMDHIVTYVKPATDQQADWESLPDDVKNTFDRLGIPEAERAYLAGVGAQYDSELVYHNMQKTAADMGIVYSGIEEALREPKWEALIREKFMTLIPPTDHKFAALHGAVWSGGSFVYVPKGVKLDFPLQSYFRLNAKGAGQFEHTLIIVEDDASLHFIEGCSAPKYNVANLHAGAVELFVGKRASLRYSTIENWSKNMYNLNTKRAVVQEGGAVEWISGSFGSHVGYLYPMSILAGRKSTSSFTGITFAGAGQNLDTGCKVVLAAPDTSATVETKSISKGGGASTFRSSIVATENARGAAASVSCQSLMLDDISRSDTIPAMDIRCKHVDIGHEATIGRIGDDKVFYLMSRGVSEEEARTMIVNGFADPVSKELPLEYAVEMNNLIKLEMEGAIG, from the coding sequence ATGACTAAAGAGTTCCGAACCTATGTGGAGGACGTCGACCGCACGCTGTACGACATCAGCGACGCGACCGACCCGTCCCTCCGGCTCGACGCAGGCCTCACGCCCGACATCGTCCGCGAGATCTCGGCCAAGAAGGACGAGCCGTCCTGGATGCTCGACTTCCGCCTCAAGGCGCTCGACACCTACCAGCGCATGGAGGCGCCCGACTGGGGCCCCGGCCTCGAAGGCCTCGACATGGATCACATCGTGACGTACGTGAAGCCCGCCACCGACCAGCAGGCCGATTGGGAAAGCCTCCCCGACGATGTGAAGAACACGTTCGACCGGCTGGGCATCCCTGAGGCCGAGCGCGCCTACCTGGCCGGCGTCGGCGCGCAGTACGACTCCGAGCTGGTGTACCACAACATGCAGAAAACGGCTGCCGACATGGGGATCGTCTATTCCGGCATCGAGGAGGCGCTGCGCGAGCCGAAGTGGGAGGCGCTCATCCGAGAGAAGTTCATGACGCTGATCCCGCCCACCGACCACAAGTTCGCCGCGCTTCACGGCGCGGTGTGGAGCGGCGGCTCGTTCGTCTACGTGCCGAAGGGCGTGAAGCTGGACTTCCCCCTGCAAAGCTACTTCCGCCTGAACGCGAAGGGCGCAGGACAGTTCGAGCACACGCTGATCATCGTGGAGGACGACGCCAGCCTGCACTTCATCGAAGGCTGTTCGGCGCCGAAGTACAACGTGGCGAACCTGCACGCCGGAGCCGTGGAGCTGTTCGTGGGCAAGCGCGCGTCCTTGCGCTATTCCACGATCGAGAACTGGTCGAAGAACATGTACAACCTCAACACGAAGCGCGCCGTGGTGCAGGAGGGCGGCGCCGTCGAGTGGATCAGCGGGTCGTTCGGCAGCCACGTGGGCTACCTCTACCCCATGTCCATCCTGGCCGGGCGCAAGTCGACCAGCAGCTTCACCGGCATCACGTTCGCCGGCGCAGGGCAGAACCTCGACACCGGCTGCAAGGTGGTGCTGGCCGCGCCCGACACGTCGGCCACCGTGGAGACGAAGTCCATCTCGAAGGGCGGCGGCGCCTCCACGTTCCGCTCGTCCATCGTGGCCACCGAGAACGCGCGGGGCGCGGCCGCCAGCGTGTCGTGCCAGTCGCTTATGCTGGACGACATCAGCCGGTCGGACACCATCCCGGCCATGGACATCCGCTGCAAGCACGTGGACATCGGCCACGAGGCCACCATCGGGCGCATCGGCGACGATAAGGTGTTCTACCTGATGAGCCGCGGCGTGTCGGAGGAAGAGGCGCGCACGATGATCGTGAACGGCTTCGCCGACCCCGTGTCGAAGGAACTGCCGCTGGAGTACGCCGTGGAGATGAACAACCTGATCAAGCTAGAAATGGAAGGGGCCATCGGATAA
- a CDS encoding SufB/SufD family protein has translation MGTLTIEHANAMPAPTWHRLHVNDVDIELPSGLAAAQQVEVSCEEGLQGEVGAFDRALSSLSVAADCLHPFMAAQGLRDQPAACAADHEPSPVEPASAPTSAAHQVDDQATLAAAMEGGAAAHQIDDQSTLPAAMEDGTAAEGGAASEEGAAMEGLDAPALSAYQLQALENRYLSPADVFTTGMGDEAREYLEFVAGEPVVLATRPDERTCATVRVEGVDGAANAAAVDVVAAPGSSLSLAVALDSPAPGAGVVGVRLRVFAGADARVDVAVTQTLDDGWIALDDAGIVLDERALVQVRHTVLGAGRAYTGLDADLRGDDARLDIDTRYLGHASQQRDFNYVAHQRGRRTVCNLDANGVLAGESEKTLRGTIELVHGCKGSVGSEQETVLLADERVANRTVPVILCDEDDVAGNHGATIGHVRPEQLFYLASRGISPDDAERLFITASFEEAAINAPDQRTLASVARLAAARGIEIEEAVA, from the coding sequence ATGGGAACCCTCACGATAGAACACGCGAACGCGATGCCCGCCCCCACCTGGCATCGCCTGCACGTCAACGACGTGGACATAGAGCTGCCGAGCGGCCTTGCAGCCGCCCAGCAGGTGGAAGTGTCGTGCGAGGAAGGGCTGCAGGGAGAGGTTGGGGCGTTCGATCGCGCGCTCTCCAGCCTTTCCGTGGCCGCAGACTGCCTCCACCCCTTCATGGCCGCGCAGGGGCTTCGGGATCAACCCGCCGCATGCGCGGCCGATCATGAGCCCTCCCCGGTCGAACCCGCAAGCGCCCCGACATCGGCTGCACACCAGGTCGACGACCAAGCAACCCTCGCTGCAGCCATGGAAGGCGGGGCGGCTGCGCATCAGATTGACGACCAATCGACTCTCCCTGCAGCCATGGAGGATGGGACGGCCGCGGAGGGCGGAGCCGCCTCAGAGGAGGGTGCTGCCATGGAGGGGCTCGACGCTCCCGCGCTCTCAGCCTACCAGCTTCAGGCGCTCGAGAACCGCTACCTCTCCCCTGCCGACGTCTTCACCACCGGCATGGGCGACGAAGCGCGCGAATACCTCGAGTTCGTGGCGGGCGAGCCTGTCGTGCTGGCCACGCGCCCTGACGAGCGCACCTGCGCAACAGTGCGCGTCGAAGGCGTGGACGGCGCGGCCAACGCGGCCGCCGTCGACGTCGTGGCCGCTCCGGGCTCGTCGCTGTCGCTGGCCGTCGCGCTCGATTCGCCCGCGCCGGGCGCGGGCGTCGTGGGCGTGCGACTGCGCGTGTTCGCCGGCGCCGATGCGCGGGTGGACGTCGCCGTCACGCAGACGCTCGACGACGGATGGATCGCGCTCGACGATGCGGGCATCGTGCTCGACGAGCGCGCCCTCGTGCAGGTGCGCCACACCGTGCTGGGCGCGGGCCGCGCGTACACGGGGCTCGACGCCGACCTGCGCGGCGACGACGCGCGCCTCGACATCGACACGCGCTACCTGGGGCATGCCTCCCAGCAGCGCGACTTCAACTACGTCGCGCACCAGCGAGGACGGCGCACCGTGTGCAACCTCGACGCGAACGGCGTGCTGGCGGGCGAATCGGAGAAGACGCTGCGCGGCACCATCGAGCTCGTGCACGGCTGCAAGGGTTCCGTCGGCTCCGAGCAGGAGACGGTGCTGCTTGCCGACGAGCGCGTGGCGAACCGCACCGTGCCCGTCATCCTCTGCGACGAGGACGACGTGGCCGGCAACCACGGCGCCACCATCGGCCATGTGCGTCCCGAGCAGCTGTTCTACCTGGCCAGCCGCGGTATCTCGCCGGACGACGCCGAGCGCCTGTTCATCACCGCCTCCTTCGAGGAAGCGGCCATCAACGCGCCCGACCAGCGCACCCTCGCATCCGTAGCCCGCCTCGCCGCCGCCCGCGGCATCGAGATCGAGGAGGCCGTCGCATGA
- a CDS encoding aminotransferase class V-fold PLP-dependent enzyme produces MSTPTTWPEGDVREQRRTRTADPGVPGSVPESNPLAIDIAANPYKQDFPLLAANPGLAFLDSAATAQRPAVALDAQRRFYEKMNANALRGLYRLSVDATEAIDEARAHVARFIGAADAREVVFCRNASEALNLVAKAFAPTVLEPGDEVCITIMEHHSNLIPWQQACRAAGARLVYLFPDEDGVIGEEELDAKIGPRTKIVAAAHVSNVLGIENPIEAMAERVHAHDGFMVVDGAQSVPHLPVDVRKLGCDFFAFSAHKALGPFGVGVLWGKLDLLEAMPPFLTGGEMISSVTQEGAVWAPVPEKFEAGTQDAAGIVATAAALGYLEGIGWDALQAREQALVRAAMERLAALPYIRIIGHPDPAQHHGAISFEVDGIHPHDVASILDEHDVAIRAGHHCAQPLLAWQGVESCCRASLAFYNDEGDIDALVDGLDGVWRTFNG; encoded by the coding sequence ATGAGCACCCCAACCACATGGCCGGAAGGCGACGTCCGGGAGCAACGCCGCACGCGAACGGCCGACCCGGGCGTCCCCGGGAGCGTCCCCGAAAGCAACCCCCTCGCAATCGACATAGCCGCGAACCCCTACAAGCAGGACTTCCCCCTGCTGGCGGCCAACCCCGGCCTCGCCTTCCTCGACAGCGCAGCCACGGCCCAGCGCCCTGCCGTCGCCCTCGACGCGCAGCGCCGCTTCTACGAGAAGATGAACGCGAACGCCCTGCGCGGCCTTTATCGCCTGTCGGTGGACGCCACCGAGGCCATCGACGAGGCCCGCGCCCACGTCGCGCGCTTCATCGGCGCCGCCGATGCGCGCGAGGTCGTGTTCTGCCGCAACGCCAGCGAGGCCCTGAACCTCGTGGCGAAAGCGTTCGCTCCCACCGTGCTGGAGCCCGGCGACGAGGTATGCATCACCATCATGGAGCACCACTCGAACCTCATCCCCTGGCAGCAGGCGTGCCGCGCGGCGGGCGCGCGCCTCGTGTACCTGTTCCCCGACGAGGACGGCGTAATCGGCGAGGAGGAGCTGGACGCGAAGATCGGACCGCGCACCAAGATCGTCGCGGCCGCCCACGTGTCGAACGTCCTCGGCATCGAGAACCCCATCGAGGCCATGGCCGAGCGCGTGCATGCGCACGACGGCTTCATGGTGGTTGACGGCGCGCAATCGGTGCCGCACCTGCCCGTCGACGTGCGGAAGCTCGGCTGTGACTTCTTCGCGTTCTCAGCGCACAAGGCGCTGGGGCCCTTCGGCGTGGGCGTGCTGTGGGGCAAGCTCGACCTGCTGGAGGCCATGCCGCCGTTCCTCACGGGCGGCGAGATGATCTCGTCGGTCACGCAGGAAGGGGCCGTGTGGGCGCCCGTGCCCGAGAAGTTCGAGGCCGGCACGCAGGACGCCGCCGGCATCGTGGCGACGGCCGCCGCGCTGGGCTACCTCGAGGGCATCGGCTGGGACGCGTTGCAGGCGCGCGAGCAAGCGCTCGTGCGCGCCGCCATGGAACGTCTGGCGGCGCTGCCCTACATCCGCATCATCGGCCACCCCGACCCGGCGCAGCACCACGGCGCCATCAGCTTCGAGGTGGACGGCATCCACCCGCACGACGTGGCCAGCATCCTCGACGAGCACGACGTGGCCATCCGCGCCGGGCACCATTGCGCCCAGCCGCTGCTGGCGTGGCAGGGCGTGGAGTCGTGCTGCCGCGCGTCGCTGGCGTTCTACAACGACGAGGGCGACATCGACGCGCTCGTCGACGGCCTGGACGGCGTTTGGAGGACCTTCAATGGCTAG
- the sufU gene encoding Fe-S cluster assembly sulfur transfer protein SufU — MASIYTAALMEHNAHPDYKYQMDEPTCTHDGVNPSCGDELTLSLRLRGDRIEEAAFTGHGCAVSQAAADMMADLVTGETVGEARRLSGLYLDMIKGRPLTDEERADLDEAAELESIARMPARVKCAELAWRTLEKLLDQQLEKA, encoded by the coding sequence ATGGCTAGCATCTACACCGCGGCGCTCATGGAGCACAACGCGCATCCCGACTACAAGTACCAGATGGACGAGCCCACCTGCACGCACGACGGCGTGAACCCCAGCTGCGGCGACGAGCTGACGCTGTCGCTGCGCCTGAGAGGCGATCGTATAGAGGAGGCCGCCTTCACCGGCCACGGCTGCGCCGTGAGCCAGGCGGCGGCCGACATGATGGCCGACCTCGTCACCGGCGAGACCGTGGGCGAAGCGCGCCGCTTAAGCGGCCTCTACCTCGACATGATCAAGGGACGCCCGCTCACCGACGAGGAGCGCGCCGACCTCGACGAAGCCGCCGAGCTCGAATCCATCGCCCGCATGCCCGCCCGCGTCAAATGCGCCGAGCTGGCCTGGAGAACGCTGGAGAAGCTGCTGGACCAGCAACTGGAAAAGGCATAG